The following coding sequences lie in one Neosynechococcus sphagnicola sy1 genomic window:
- a CDS encoding tyrosine-type recombinase/integrase: MLTDTEIRNAQPSEKPRRLYDSGGLYLEVSPQGKKGWRLKYRFGGKEKRISLGIYPDVSLKEARTRRDAARATLAAGIDPSLQRKAKKAAALQQAANSFELIAREWFLRYSPTWAKSHSKTVIRRLEMDIFPWLGVRAISEITAPELLTVIRQVEGRGALETAHRELNICGQVFRYAIATGRAERDPSRDLQGALPPVKTKHLAAVTDPKRLGELLRMMYAYQGGLVVRCALRLAPLVFVRPGELRSAKWPDIDLEKGEWRYLVSKTQTEHIVPLSRQAVEILKELHPLTQHRAYVFTNPRSPQRPMSENAVLVAMRAMGIEKDEMTGHGWRATARTLLDEVLGFRPELIEHQLSHAVKDPLGRAYNRTTHLEERRKMMQSWADYLDLLRGGCNGN, encoded by the coding sequence ATGCTCACTGATACTGAGATTCGCAATGCCCAACCCAGCGAAAAACCTCGACGGTTGTATGACTCTGGGGGGCTATACCTTGAGGTATCCCCCCAAGGGAAAAAAGGATGGCGGCTAAAATACCGATTTGGCGGCAAAGAAAAGCGGATTAGCTTAGGCATTTATCCCGATGTCAGCCTTAAAGAAGCACGGACTAGACGGGATGCTGCCAGAGCGACGCTTGCTGCTGGTATTGATCCGAGCTTGCAACGCAAGGCCAAGAAAGCAGCAGCGTTGCAACAGGCTGCAAATAGCTTTGAGCTGATAGCACGGGAATGGTTTCTCAGGTATTCCCCTACTTGGGCTAAAAGCCATAGCAAAACAGTAATTCGGCGGCTAGAAATGGATATTTTCCCCTGGCTAGGGGTTAGAGCGATCTCTGAGATTACTGCCCCTGAATTGTTGACAGTTATCCGTCAGGTAGAAGGACGGGGGGCACTGGAGACAGCCCATCGGGAACTTAATATCTGTGGTCAGGTGTTCAGGTATGCGATCGCAACGGGACGGGCTGAGCGTGACCCTTCTAGAGATTTACAGGGAGCTTTACCCCCAGTTAAGACCAAGCACTTAGCGGCGGTGACTGACCCAAAACGATTGGGAGAGTTGCTACGGATGATGTACGCCTACCAGGGCGGATTGGTTGTGCGTTGTGCCCTACGACTAGCTCCATTGGTATTTGTTAGACCGGGCGAATTGCGTTCTGCTAAATGGCCAGATATTGACCTTGAGAAAGGTGAGTGGCGATATCTGGTGAGCAAAACACAAACAGAGCATATTGTTCCTCTCAGTCGGCAAGCCGTAGAGATTCTCAAAGAATTACACCCCCTAACCCAACATAGGGCTTACGTCTTTACTAACCCCCGATCTCCCCAAAGACCTATGAGTGAGAATGCGGTACTTGTTGCAATGCGAGCGATGGGGATTGAGAAAGATGAGATGACTGGGCACGGTTGGAGAGCAACAGCACGAACCCTTTTAGATGAGGTGCTAGGTTTCCGACCGGAACTAATCGAGCATCAACTTTCCCATGCAGTCAAAGACCCATTGGGAAGAGCGTATAACCGAACAACCCATTTGGAAGAGAGGCGAAAGATGATGCAGTCATGGGCAGATTACCTGGATCTGTTGCGAGGGGGCTGCAATGGCAATTAA
- a CDS encoding HAD family hydrolase: protein MVLKAVLFDFNGVIINDERIHQSLIEQLLIEENLRPLSGEYRRICLGRSDRTCLRDLFTGRGRVVTEGMLDQLMARKAAAYLQRLSTLEKLPIYPGLSDLIFQLRAAKLTMAVVSGALRSEVELVLQRAKLASYFTLIVAGDDIPNSKPDPSGYLLAVERLAAAIPQLDLQAGECLAIEDTPAGMQAAKAAGMQVVGVANTLPLHMIQRQSNWAVDYLNDLELERIQHIYARMMPQNPD from the coding sequence ATGGTACTGAAGGCGGTTTTGTTTGATTTCAATGGTGTGATCATCAATGACGAGCGCATCCACCAGTCTTTGATTGAGCAACTTCTGATTGAGGAAAATCTGCGGCCTCTCTCTGGTGAATATCGGCGAATCTGCCTCGGACGCAGCGATCGCACCTGTTTGCGAGATTTGTTCACCGGACGGGGACGAGTGGTGACCGAGGGGATGCTAGATCAACTGATGGCCCGCAAAGCCGCAGCCTATCTCCAGCGACTCTCAACCTTAGAGAAGCTGCCGATATATCCAGGGTTGAGTGATTTGATTTTTCAGCTCCGGGCTGCGAAGTTAACCATGGCTGTGGTCAGTGGTGCCCTGCGATCGGAAGTCGAACTGGTGCTGCAACGGGCAAAACTAGCCTCCTACTTCACCCTGATTGTTGCGGGGGATGACATCCCCAATAGTAAACCCGACCCATCAGGTTACTTATTGGCGGTGGAGCGGTTAGCGGCAGCTATCCCCCAATTAGATCTCCAGGCAGGGGAGTGTTTGGCGATCGAAGATACCCCAGCGGGGATGCAGGCAGCTAAAGCAGCAGGGATGCAGGTTGTGGGGGTTGCCAATACCCTTCCCCTGCATATGATCCAACGTCAGTCCAACTGGGCCGTGGACTATCTCAATGATCTAGAACTGGAGCGTATCCAACACATTTATGCCCGGATGATGCCCCAGAATCCTGACTGA
- a CDS encoding helix-turn-helix transcriptional regulator — translation MVMPETAYLRIKQILGDRTTNPPIPPIIPIGKSSWWQGVKTGRYPQPLKLGPRTTVWRASDIQKLLDNPEPAKK, via the coding sequence ATGGTGATGCCTGAAACTGCCTACCTGCGCATTAAACAAATCCTTGGAGATCGCACCACCAACCCCCCGATTCCGCCAATCATCCCAATCGGGAAGTCGAGCTGGTGGCAGGGCGTTAAGACGGGACGCTACCCCCAACCCCTTAAACTCGGCCCCCGCACCACTGTTTGGAGAGCTAGCGACATTCAGAAATTGCTGGACAATCCCGAGCCTGCAAAAAAATAG
- a CDS encoding class I SAM-dependent methyltransferase — MTGRQDTIFERFLTPVFRLLIDPEALSQQYDSIDWPAARDRLSQVGLTYPDYYCRQTFHGIEGGYLNPSTAVSYDPITQYLLPPSEPLVRQGFIDQIRVQPQRILDLGCGTGSMTLMLKHAFPQAAVTGLDLSPYMLAMAESKAQLANLAIQWRHGDAATTEFPAASFDLITIALLFQETPPLVSRQILHRCQQWLKVGGELMILEGGQGPLSPMTWLNPMFAASDHQDNGGGDLEGGMMAAGFAAVQTMEHWWLHQITRGVKPLSGAEPRAAAVDGFPDPDTLDFEGCPAPAV, encoded by the coding sequence ATGACAGGTCGTCAAGATACGATTTTTGAACGCTTTCTAACCCCGGTCTTTCGTCTGTTGATTGACCCAGAAGCACTGAGCCAACAATATGACAGCATCGATTGGCCAGCCGCCCGCGATCGCTTGTCCCAAGTAGGGTTAACTTACCCGGATTACTACTGTCGCCAGACTTTTCACGGCATCGAGGGGGGCTATTTGAATCCCAGCACAGCCGTTTCCTACGATCCGATTACCCAATATCTGCTGCCCCCCAGTGAACCGCTGGTGCGCCAAGGCTTCATTGATCAGATTCGGGTGCAACCACAACGGATTCTCGATCTAGGATGTGGCACGGGTTCCATGACCTTGATGCTGAAGCACGCGTTTCCCCAAGCTGCCGTAACGGGACTGGATCTATCTCCCTATATGCTGGCCATGGCAGAGTCCAAAGCCCAACTGGCAAATCTAGCGATTCAGTGGCGACATGGCGATGCTGCAACGACTGAATTCCCCGCCGCGTCCTTTGACTTGATCACGATTGCGCTCTTGTTTCAGGAAACCCCGCCCCTGGTATCTCGCCAAATCTTGCACAGGTGTCAGCAGTGGCTGAAGGTGGGGGGTGAGTTGATGATTCTGGAGGGAGGGCAGGGTCCGCTATCCCCGATGACGTGGCTCAACCCGATGTTTGCCGCCTCTGACCATCAGGACAATGGCGGCGGGGATCTGGAAGGTGGGATGATGGCTGCGGGATTTGCCGCAGTACAAACCATGGAGCACTGGTGGTTACATCAGATTACCCGTGGGGTGAAGCCACTCTCTGGGGCGGAACCTAGGGCAGCGGCTGTCGATGGGTTCCCTGATCCAGATACGCTGGATTTTGAAGGATGTCCGGCTCCGGCGGTTTGA